One Bombus pyrosoma isolate SC7728 linkage group LG11, ASM1482585v1, whole genome shotgun sequence DNA segment encodes these proteins:
- the LOC122573002 gene encoding thiosulfate sulfurtransferase/rhodanese-like domain-containing protein 3 isoform X2: MYCLILCCSISCIKFILCDLKPTLQFSTSILHNTNVKTMSGGDKICLNVNYNEILKAQNDSSVLIIDVREKEEIDETGKLPGSIHIPMGDVANTLLSLSEKDFKERFNKEKPSKNTKIILSCRSGKRSGMVQEEIQKLGYENAYNYVGGWLDWESNQKV, translated from the exons ATGTACTGTTTGATACTATGTTGCAGCATAAgttgtataaaattcatactGTGTGATT TAAAACCAACTTTACAGTTTTCAACCTCAATACTTCATAATACAAATGTTAAAACCATGTCTGGAGGTGATAAAATTTGCCttaatgttaattataatgaGATTTTAAAAGCTCAAAATGATAGTAGTGTTTTAATCATCGATGTcagggaaaaggaagaaattgatGAAACTGGAAAACTACCTGGAAGTATTCATATACCAA tggGAGATGTTGCAAATACATTGTTGAGCCTTTCTGAGAAAGATTTTaaagaaagatttaataaagaaaaacccTCCAAAAATACGAAGATCATATTAAGCTGTAGATCTGGGAAGAGAAGTGGCATGGTTCAAGAAGAAATTCAAAAGCTTGGATATGAAAA tgcATACAATTATGTCGGAGGATGGTTAGATTGGGAAAGCAATCAGAAAGTATAA
- the LOC122573002 gene encoding thiosulfate sulfurtransferase/rhodanese-like domain-containing protein 3 isoform X1, which yields MNLNKLRQCYKFISFKSLHQSSYLIPKPFIYDKLLKIASYRIFFHVKPTLQFSTSILHNTNVKTMSGGDKICLNVNYNEILKAQNDSSVLIIDVREKEEIDETGKLPGSIHIPMGDVANTLLSLSEKDFKERFNKEKPSKNTKIILSCRSGKRSGMVQEEIQKLGYENAYNYVGGWLDWESNQKV from the exons atgaatttgaataaattacgacaatgctataaatttatttctttcaaatcatTACATCAAAGTTCATATCTTATACCAAAACCTTTCatttatgataaattgttgaaaatcgCTTCATATAGGATATTTTTTCATG TAAAACCAACTTTACAGTTTTCAACCTCAATACTTCATAATACAAATGTTAAAACCATGTCTGGAGGTGATAAAATTTGCCttaatgttaattataatgaGATTTTAAAAGCTCAAAATGATAGTAGTGTTTTAATCATCGATGTcagggaaaaggaagaaattgatGAAACTGGAAAACTACCTGGAAGTATTCATATACCAA tggGAGATGTTGCAAATACATTGTTGAGCCTTTCTGAGAAAGATTTTaaagaaagatttaataaagaaaaacccTCCAAAAATACGAAGATCATATTAAGCTGTAGATCTGGGAAGAGAAGTGGCATGGTTCAAGAAGAAATTCAAAAGCTTGGATATGAAAA tgcATACAATTATGTCGGAGGATGGTTAGATTGGGAAAGCAATCAGAAAGTATAA
- the LOC122573002 gene encoding thiosulfate sulfurtransferase/rhodanese-like domain-containing protein 3 isoform X3, with translation MFSTSILHNTNVKTMSGGDKICLNVNYNEILKAQNDSSVLIIDVREKEEIDETGKLPGSIHIPMGDVANTLLSLSEKDFKERFNKEKPSKNTKIILSCRSGKRSGMVQEEIQKLGYENAYNYVGGWLDWESNQKV, from the exons ATG TTTTCAACCTCAATACTTCATAATACAAATGTTAAAACCATGTCTGGAGGTGATAAAATTTGCCttaatgttaattataatgaGATTTTAAAAGCTCAAAATGATAGTAGTGTTTTAATCATCGATGTcagggaaaaggaagaaattgatGAAACTGGAAAACTACCTGGAAGTATTCATATACCAA tggGAGATGTTGCAAATACATTGTTGAGCCTTTCTGAGAAAGATTTTaaagaaagatttaataaagaaaaacccTCCAAAAATACGAAGATCATATTAAGCTGTAGATCTGGGAAGAGAAGTGGCATGGTTCAAGAAGAAATTCAAAAGCTTGGATATGAAAA tgcATACAATTATGTCGGAGGATGGTTAGATTGGGAAAGCAATCAGAAAGTATAA
- the LOC122573002 gene encoding thiosulfate sulfurtransferase/rhodanese-like domain-containing protein 3 isoform X4, with translation MSGGDKICLNVNYNEILKAQNDSSVLIIDVREKEEIDETGKLPGSIHIPMGDVANTLLSLSEKDFKERFNKEKPSKNTKIILSCRSGKRSGMVQEEIQKLGYENAYNYVGGWLDWESNQKV, from the exons ATGTCTGGAGGTGATAAAATTTGCCttaatgttaattataatgaGATTTTAAAAGCTCAAAATGATAGTAGTGTTTTAATCATCGATGTcagggaaaaggaagaaattgatGAAACTGGAAAACTACCTGGAAGTATTCATATACCAA tggGAGATGTTGCAAATACATTGTTGAGCCTTTCTGAGAAAGATTTTaaagaaagatttaataaagaaaaacccTCCAAAAATACGAAGATCATATTAAGCTGTAGATCTGGGAAGAGAAGTGGCATGGTTCAAGAAGAAATTCAAAAGCTTGGATATGAAAA tgcATACAATTATGTCGGAGGATGGTTAGATTGGGAAAGCAATCAGAAAGTATAA
- the LOC122573001 gene encoding NKAP family protein CG6066, producing the protein MDARRRDREQIGLCGVDRIWGKSPTRIEDSDENEETNKYKDSIIPKDRKRKHEMKKKKSKKSKKEKKAKKDKKKKQKRKRSDSSSDSEPEELEWVEKNGINDKAKVKKGSSSDESGDEVVGPVQKPHVTLSAKDFGKALLPGEGAAMAAYVAEGKRIPRRGEIGLTSEEIAAYESVGYVMSGSRHRRMEAVRIRKENQIYSADEKRALAMFSKEERQKRENLILGQFREMVNQKLAQEQKKK; encoded by the exons ATGGACGCACGGAGACGGGATAGAGAGCAAATTGGGTTATGTGGCGTTGATAGAATTTGGGGAAAATCACCAACACGGATCGAAGA TTCTGACGAAAATGAAGAGACTAACAAATACAAAGACAGTATTATAccaaaagatagaaaaaggaaacatgAGATGAAGAAAAAG aaaagtaaaaaatcaaagaaagaaaagaaagctaagaaagacaaaaagaagaaacagaaaaggaaaaggtcAGATAGTAGCTCTGACAGCGAACCTGAGGAATTAGAATGGGTGGAAAAGAATGGAATTAATGATAAAGCAAAGGTTAAAAAGGGATCAAGTTCAGATGAGAGCGGCGATGAAGTAGTGGGACCAGTTCAAAAGCCACATGTGACATTATCTGCTAAAGATTTTGGCAAGGCTCTTTTACCTGGTGAAGGTGCTGCTATGGCTGCATACGTTGCTGAAGGAAAACGTATACCTAGAAGAGGTGAAATTGGTCTGACTTCAGAAGAGATAGCCGCATATGAATCTGTTGGCTATGTTATGAGTGGTAGTAG acATCGGCGAATGGAAGCTGTTCGTATCCGCAAGGAAAACCAAATTTATTCTGCTGATGAGAAACGAGCATTGGCTATGTTTAGTAAAGAAGAACgacaaaagagagaaaatctTATTTTGGGGCAATTCAGAGAGATGGTTAACCAGAAGTTAGCCCaagaacagaagaaaaagtaa
- the LOC122573000 gene encoding protein naked cuticle homolog — MHEGLMATGFVKWWRARFLAGYRPFSVVGNTEGSDSEELLGGVSAPRSGSPPESQPILLETEAPQVAVDASTSPTPATGNDEQPSASTTKQLSFEEFECDVSVAEGDRRRQEFSFTLYDFDGHGKITKDDIAGLVTTIYDTLGASIQVPPCGSKTIKVKLTVSPDQRTSQTRSAGGCLNASTQPAAATSFSGNSSCCHLKHASCNNAGTHTGTHGLRRVPRRRRVPRHRCQNEEKEVDTHSEDDGENARTNRIKQEELRKRVGPVPHLPSPYSNSSEGDISDDSDVSPAVSPLTPLLTTNQRKRSGALQRQQLLEIIQANMEKNNLSFHTSRKRHQNEQLRIPSQAPHVETSPHYNQDCRSPSESRPTATAYHKPTREKPQGFTSFSKVPAKHRGNLRKTRAHYGLQRNNTTVQPPRAYVQPQVLPRNVISPNVYTDQQTTAPANANRNGGNLISNNQHPINQTPTNNHNVQRNETQFGQTPQQCGKSSKKHQLKHATREQDQARAMVQVVRWLEREFSQNAAASSGRKHVHEHIHHHYHHYHTEALV; from the exons ATGCATGAGGGTCTCATGGCTACTGGATTCGTAAAGTGGTGGCGGGCAAGGTTCCTCGCTGGCTATAGACCCTTTTCTG TGGTTGGTAATACGGAAGGCAGCGACTCGGAGGAACTTCTTGGCGGTGTCTCGGCACCTCGTAGCGGTTCGCCACCGGAATCCCAGCCAATTCTATTAGAAACAGAGGCACCACAGGTCGCGGTTGACGCTTCCACCAGTCCTACGCCGGCCACCGGAAATGACGAGCAGCCGAGTGCCAGTACAACGAAGCAACTCAGTTTCGAG GAATTCGAATGCGACGTTTCGGTAGCGGAGGGTGACCGAAGACGGCAAGAATTCTCATTCACCCTGTACGATTTCGACGGCCACGGGAAGATAACAAAGGACGATATAGCCGGCCTGGTTACTACCATTTACGATACTCTGGGCGCTTCTATCCAGGTACCACCGTGCGGCAGTAAGACGATTAAGGTGAAATTGACTGTGTCGCCAGATCAGAGAACCAGCCAGACACGATCGGCTGGCGGCTGTTTGAACGCGTCCACGCAGCCGGCTGCTGCTACGAGCTTTTCCGGAAATTCGTCCTGCTGCCATTTAAAACACGCGTCCTGCAACAATGCCGGGACCCATACTGGCACGCATGGTTTACGTAGAGTTCCTAGAAGGAGAAGGGTGCCACGACACCGTTGCCAG AATGAAGAGAAGGAGGTGGATACCCACAGCGAGGATGACGGTGAAAACGCACGAACAAATCGAATAAAGCAGGAGGAATTACGCAAAAGGGTGGGGCCCGTGCCTCATTTACCATCACCCTATTCCAATAGCTCCGAGGGTGATATTAGCGATGACAGTGATGTTTCTCCCGCAGTTTCCCCCTTGACGCCACTTCTCACGACTAATCAGCGAAAACGCAGTGGTGCCCTACAAAGACAACAGCTCTTGGAAATTATTCAGGCGAACATGGAAAAGAATAATCTCAGTTTTCATACATCAAG GAAACGACATCAGAACGAGCAACTGCGCATTCCATCCCAAGCCCCACATGTCGAGACTTCACCTCACTACAATCAAGATTGTCGTTCACCATCGGAATCTCGGCCCACGGCGACAGCTTACCATAAGCCTACTCGGGAAAAGCCTCAGGGTTTCACGTCGTTCTCCAAGGTACCTGCGAAGCATAGGGGGAATCTGAGGAAGACGCGAGCACACTACGGACTTCAGAGGAATAACACGACGGTGCAACCGCCACGAGCATACGTTCAACCTCAAGTTTTACCGAGAAATGTGATCAGCCCGAACGTCTACACAGATCAACAAACCACTGCGCCAGCTAACGCGAATCGTAATGGCGGCAATCTGATATCGAACAATCAGCACCCTATTAATCAAACTCCGACCAACAATCATAACGTTCAGCGTAACGAGACGCAATTTGGTCAAACGCCTCAACAGTGTGGCAAGTCGAGCAAGAAACATCAACTGAAGCATGCGACCAGGGAACAGGATCAGGCCAGAGCCATGGTCCAAGTCGTTCGTTGGTTGGAACGAGAATTTTCGCAGAACGCCGCTGCGAGCTCCGGTAGGAAGCACGTTCACGAACATATTCATCATCATTACCATCATTACCACACGGAGGCGCTTGTTTGA
- the LOC122572437 gene encoding kinesin-related protein 8-like: MSTSAIKSTIPGVGTSPTSTSHSILPMNAMAQKVVSGSEPGSMKPLPGTGLSYVTLQPPSQPLSLVQDHRPSVYQTPPYVSSNSEKEPDLDKLIPNGVEIIKTETEQNMSVSIKQSESNRNNNLSPDNPTQDSQREVQTEQEMTPINLDFPALCPQIQNKVEEKKTPVNNGSKESDGIPINTNLQTKLSSHKSEDGSVKSDSQKSKTTTQSTKLIADNSALPQTNNPPKVETKVTGSPKTNKRKSRELKDLRGTSANSDGASKPKRNRIQTQPYQSPLPEIALLVKNLNKPPPSKASDDKLIVFYKNEFLAVRNAEGSFYVCQAMQNIYKSSRRIRIRWLSQDKNNGEIYSPDFYDYIDFDCILTNLNLNKIDKNKFQLTKIELLRTENILKRAIDVEAGVSEKPRVTEEHPDGLDLSLYKDESQLKRRKSHNLHKQKQSLRKKSKRTESFSEDDATEEESGKKSPKSNRSKKRTVNKALAIAKSVAKGSSRAERALNRNTKSGSETTATTTNSTAPTTTTTTTATVTTSTTSIDAIKNNTDVKKSENKKSTKQQNNNNASGVSRTKLRASVQNTQQSNKTAGRPKRMAATTGVAPTEEAASRKKPRGRA; encoded by the exons ATGAGCACATCGGCCATAAAATCAACGATACCTGGAGTAGGTACATCCCCAACTTCTACCAGTCATTCTATTCTTCCCATGAATGCAATGGCACAGAAAGTCGTATCAGGATCAGAACCAGGATCTATGAAGCCTTTACCAGGAACTGGATTAAGCTATGTTACATTACAACCACCCAGTCAACCTTTGAGCTTAGTACAAGATCATAGACCTTCTGTATATCAAACACCACCTTATGTAAGCAGCAATTCTGAAAAGGAACCAGACCTGGATAAATTAATCCCTAATGGAGTAGAGATTATAAAAACTGAAACAGAACAGAATATGTCTGTTTCTATAAAGCAGAGTGAATCtaacagaaataataatttaagtcCAGATAATCCTACACAAGATTCACAAAGAGAAGTTCAAACAGAACAAGAGATGACACCTATCAATTTAGATTTTCCTG CATTATGTCCACAAATACAAAACAAagtcgaagaaaagaaaactcCTGTAAATAATGGTTCAAAAGAATCTGATGGAATTccaattaatacaaatttacaaacaaaattGTCATCACACAAATCAGAAGATGGGTCAGTAAAATCTGATAGTCAGAAGTCAAAAACCACAACTCAAAGTACGAAACTTATAGCAGATAATTCTGCATTACCACAAACAAATAATCCACCAAAGGTTGAAACAAAGGTCACTGGTTCACCAAAAACGAATAAGAGAAAGTCTAGGGAATTGAAAGATTTAAGAGGAACTTCAGCAAATTCAGATGGAGCAAGCAAACcaaaaagaaatcgaattcAAACACAGCCTTATCAGAGTCCATTACCAGAAATTGCACTGcttgtaaaaaatttgaataagcCTCCACCGTCGAAAGCTTCCGACGACAAACTTATAGTATTCTACAA aaatgaatttttggCTGTGAGAAATGCGGAAGGAAGCTTCTACGTGTGTCAAGcgatgcaaaatatatataaatctagcAGGAGAATTCGTATACGTTGGCTTTCTCAAGATAAAAACAATGGTGAAATATATTCACCAGATTTTTATGATTACATag attTCGACTGTATATTaacgaatttaaatttaaacaaaattgacaaaaataaatttcagctAACCAAGATTGAATTATTAcgtacagaaaatattttgaaaagagCAATTGATGTTGAAGCAGGCGTATCCGAAAAGCCTCGAGTAACGGAAGAACACCCAGATGGAc TTGACCTTTCACTTTATAAAGATGAGTCACaattaaagagaagaaaaagtcaCAACTTGCATAAACAAAAACAAAGTTTGCGTAAGAAATCAAAACGAACTGAAAGTTTCTCTGAAGATGATGCTACCGAAGAAGAATCAGGAAAGAAATCACCTAAATCAAATCGTTCTAAAAAGCGAACGGTTAACAAAGCTCTGGCAATTGCAAAATCCGTTGCAAAGGGATCTAGTAGAGCAGAAAGAGCTTTGAATAGAAATACAAAGTCTGGAAGTGAAACTACTGCAACCACTACTAATAGTACTGCACctactactaccactactactactgcaACTGTAACTACATCCACAACATCAATagatgcaattaaaaataatactgatgttaaaaaaagtgaaaataaaaagagcaCAAAGCaacagaataataataacgcaAGTGGGGTTTCAAGGACGAAACTACGTG cATCTGTACAAAACACACAACAAAGTAACAAAACAGCAGGTCGTCCAAAGCGCATGGCTGCAACCACAGGTGTTGCGCCAACCGAGGAAGCGGCCTCTCGAAAAAAGCCACGTGGGCGAGCATAA